The nucleotide sequence GAGAGCGCGAGCAGATTGGTGTTGTCGGTCTGCTGCGCTACAAGCAACGCGCGCGAAGCGGCCTCGATGCTCTCCCGGAATTCGCCGCGTTCAGCAGCCGCGACTGCCATGCTGCAATATGCGTAGCCATCGAGTTTCACCTGGTCGCGCTCGAGCAGTAGACGCCCTTCCTTCGTGAGGGACTGTATCGTCTCGGCGTCGCGCGCCCGTGCTTCCGCCTCCCGTGCAGCCGGTGTCAGGGGCTTGTCCTGTGCGTACGCCCAATGCGCCGCGCCAACGAGTGTGAGCAGGCAGACGATCAACCCAACGACCGCGGCGAGCGCACGAGGTCCGATTGCGCAATTGGCCGAACGTCGCTCCCTCGCACGACAGCAGATTACGCTGCACCCAGCTGGAGCAGGAGCAGCGTCTCCCTGGCGGGACGACAGGAGATCCTCGATCGGATTCACGCTCGATTCCGTCGGAAAGTGTGAAACGCGGGCATTGCTCATCGCGAGGCAGCAGCGGACACGAGACGTCTGATCTCCCAGCGTCCCGGGTTTCACTGCACTGCTTTCGGGTTAAACGAACCAGCGGGAAAATTTTCAAAAATGCTTCTGGCAGATTCGTATGCAAGACAACATTGCCCGGCAATGTGGCGTCTGCCAGCGCCGTTCCTCGCCTAGAATGCGTTCCTGCAAGCCGAATCCAGGCTGTGCCTGCAAGAGGGAGACGCCATGCAAAGGATCGAATCGACCGCGGCGTACCACGGAGCGTTGCCGGGCGTCATGGCCTCGCATGTGCCTTGCACGCTCCCCCATGCCAACCTCCGCCGGCTTGCTGGCAAATGGTTGAAGTCTGTTTTCTTGTCCGCGCTGCTCCTGTCAACCGCATGCAAATCGCCCCCTCCCCCTCCTCCGCCAACGGCCATCAAGGTCAACGTCGTCGTGCTCGCAACCGCGAACCCCGATAGCAAAGGCAGGCCTTCGCCCATTGTCGTGCGCGTCTATGAGTTGAAGTCCACCGCCGCGTTCGACAGTGCCGACTTCTTTACGCTATACGGTAAGGACCAAGCGACGCTCGGTGCTGATCTCAATGCCAAAAACGAGTTCCTGCTGCGCCCAGGAGAGAGCAAAAGCTTCGAACAGGTCGTCCAACCCGGCACGAAATACGTTGCCATTGTCGCCGCGTACCGCGATATCGAACGCTCGCGCTGGCGCGCCGTTGCGCCTGTGCCGCCGAACCGGACCACCTCGCTCGCGGTGAAAGTCGATGCGGCAGACGTGGTCATCGGCCCACCTTGAGATGGCGGTGCGGCTTGCGGATGGATCGGTCATCGGCAAGGCGCCTCCTTCTTTGCAAATTTTGTCCCGATCGATCGTTTTTGAGGATGGGCGCTCCGCAGGGCGGCGGCGTGTGCCCGCGCAAACCTGTTACTCCACGCACGGCACTGCCTGCCGATACGAGCCACCATGACCTGGCACCAAAGAACGATCTGGTCCGAGGGGTTGTTCCTGGAGCCCCAGCATTTTCAGCAGCATGACCGCTTCATCGAGCACCTGGTTCGCTCGCACGGCCGGGCTACTGAACCATGGTCCTGGGGCTGGGTATCGTATCTGCTCGACGAGGTCACGCTCGGGCTGGGCAAGGTCGCGCTCATCTCCGCGTTCGGCGTGTTGCCTGACGGGACCGCATTTACGTTCCCCGACGAAGAGCCTGCGCCACCGCCGCTCGACATCCCTGCAGGCACCCGCGACGAAGTAGTCGTGCTCGCATTGCCCCTGGCGCGCAACGGCGCCAAGGAAGTTGATGTCGAAGGCGGTGCGGCCGATGGCCTGCGCTACCTTGCGGCAGACACC is from Paraburkholderia flagellata and encodes:
- the tssJ gene encoding type VI secretion system lipoprotein TssJ, which codes for MQRIESTAAYHGALPGVMASHVPCTLPHANLRRLAGKWLKSVFLSALLLSTACKSPPPPPPPTAIKVNVVVLATANPDSKGRPSPIVVRVYELKSTAAFDSADFFTLYGKDQATLGADLNAKNEFLLRPGESKSFEQVVQPGTKYVAIVAAYRDIERSRWRAVAPVPPNRTTSLAVKVDAADVVIGPP